CGCGGGTTCACCGTCTTGTGGTTCGGCGACGTCGAACCGCCGGATCCGCGGCCCGTCGCCGATTTGCTCGCGATCGGCGTCGCGCCGCGCTACCAGGGCCGCGGTCGGGGCCGGACGCTGCTGTGGCACGCGCTGGACGTCGCGCGCGCCGAGCCGTACCGGGCACGGCACGTCGTGCTCACCGTCGCCGACGACAACGCGCGGGCGCGGGCGCTGTTTGCCAGCGCCGGGTTCGAGGTGATCGACTGGGACTACGGCGCGTACGACGGCGGGCAGCGCGCGCTGCGGATGGCACGGTCCCTGGCGCCGCCGCCCGGGTAGCGCGCTCGCGCGCCGGCACCCCGCGGCTACGCGCGGTCGGCGGCGGTGGGCGGCGCGCCGGTCGCCTCGGCCGGCGTCGCCTCGGCCGGCGTCGACCGGGGCGACTGCGGCGGCGACGTGGCGGCGGCTTCGGCGGACCGCGCCTCGGCCCGGCTCGACGGGGCAGAGCGCGGCGGCGTCGAGCTGTCGCCGTCCGTCGCGTCGTCGCGGGCCGGCGCGCCGCCGCGACCGTCGGGCGGCGCCGCGCCGCCGCCGGCGGCCGCCTGGGCTTCCGACACCGCGCGTAGCTGCTTCGACCGCCGCGACTGCTGGTCGGCGATGAACTTGACGATATACGGGAACCCGATCTGCACGGGGTTGAGCGTCGGCGCGAGCTGCGCCACGAGTCCGAACAAAATGATGACCGCGCGTTCGACGAAGAACCAGCCGAGCGGAAACTCGACGGACTTCATCAATTCGCGCAGCTCCTCTTTCTTCAAATTCGGATCGGCGAACTGCTGCGCCTGGTCGATCGGAATCTTGCTGAAGTCGGTGATCTGCAGGTTGAGCAGCTTCTCGAAGTAGGTGCGGATCGTGCGCTCCAGCAGC
Above is a genomic segment from Deltaproteobacteria bacterium containing:
- a CDS encoding N-acetyltransferase; this translates as MPAWSRRRSRASRRGRCPPVRRRTPTSPRPARARRRADGAPGAGPGAGEPAIRLATEADRAWIAKTAGVVYRPLGDYERILGAWLDHPGVVAHVDVGPRGVRRGFTVLWFGDVEPPDPRPVADLLAIGVAPRYQGRGRGRTLLWHALDVARAEPYRARHVVLTVADDNARARALFASAGFEVIDWDYGAYDGGQRALRMARSLAPPPG